Within Clostridiales bacterium, the genomic segment ATGCTCCGGGCGTCGGCAAGTGAGTCTGCTGCCATCGCATCGACGAGAAGCACAAATCCGAGCATCCCCTCGGAAAGCGTCTCCCACATGAACGAGAACCGCTCCTGGCCGGGTGTCCCGAAGAGGTAGAGGACCACGTCGTCTGAGACCGTGATGCGTCCGAAATCCATCGCGACGGTGGTCTCGCCCGAGCCCTCGTTCCCGATATCGCTCACCTGACGCTCGGTAGAGAGCACGGTGATCTCACTCACCGATTTGATAAATGTGGTTTTGCCCGCGTTGAACGGGCCAGTCACGACGACCTTCACCGACTGCATCATGCCGCCCGATCTTTGATCACAGTTTCTTCACGCCCTCGATGATCTTGAGCACAAGTGCTCGGTCTACGGCCTGGTCCCGCTTGATGCCAAACTCGCGACCGGAGTCCGGCAACTTGTTGACGCTGGCCTTGGGTCGCGAACGCTCGATACCGGTAAGCGCGTTAAGTTCATCACCAAGTCCGCTACGGATGCTGATGTCAAAATCACCGTCGTCGAACTCGGCGAGAAAGGAGTCGGTCGAGATGATTCCTTCCGTTGGCGGCGGTGAGTCCGCGAACGTCTCGCTTTGGATGATTCCGACAGCCGGTTCAACTGGCGCCTGCTCAAGAGAGTCCAGGATGTCACCGAGGTCCGGTGCTCGCTGTTGTTCATCGGCAGCTTCTCGGGCCTCCTGGACAGGGGCGTGCTCGTCTACGTCCGGCAGCACGCCGAGCGGAGCCCGCACGGCGTCCTTCGACAAGCGCTCAACCTGAAGCGGCTCGATGTCGCGATCATCGGTTTCAAGAAGGATGGGGCCAAGCTCAGGCTCGAACTGAGGTTCCGGTTCTGGTTCGAGCAGATCGGCGGTGAGCGGCTCTCCGAGTCCGAGAGCGAGCAGATCCCGCTCGAAGTCTGGTTCGGGCTCGGGCTCTGGCTCCGGTTCGGGCTCGGGCTCTGGCTCCGGTTCGGGCTCGGGCTCTGGCTCTGGTCCGGGCTCTGGCTCCGGTTCGGGCTCCGGTTCGGGTTCTGGTTCGGGCTCGGGTTCTGGTTCTGGTTCTGCCGCCGCCGGCTGTTCGAGCACTCCCATCATCTGCTCGAACACGGCCATGTCGTCAGAACTGGGCGTTTGCCTGGGCTCAGCGGCCAGGAACTTCGGAACCTCAGGCACACGATCCGGTTCTGGCTCGGGCGCTGGTGCAGGTGCGGGCGCAGTCTGCGGCGCGGGTGTGGGCGCGGGCGCCACCTGCGGCGCTGGCACCGGCGCGGGTGCTGGCGCGGGTACCGCAGCCGCGGCTGCGGCCCTGAGCGCCGCGGCTTCGGCCTCCCTCTCGGTGCGCTCGGCACGCAGACGGGCCGCTTCCGCGTCAGACGCGAACTCGAGGAGTCCCGCGCTGAACAGCCCGTACACTATGCGCGCAACTTCGAAATCAGTGCGTGAGGTCTCGCGAGCGAGTTCCGCCACGCTCCGCGTGCCATCAATCAGCAGAAGCAAATTCCACTCGATCGGCTTGAGCGAGATCTCGAAGGTTCCCTCACCGGGCGCGGTGGCCATCTTGAAAACGACCTCCATCGAGGGGATCTTTTTCTTGATGCGCGCCCACTCGTCGAGACGGCGACTGCCCTCCATAATTACGTTCTCTATCGACACCGACAATCCGATGTCTTCATCGACTATCTCCGGGAGCAACTCAAAGTCAAACTCCCCCTCGTCCCAGCGCATGAGATCGAAGATCGTGTCTTGAATCTGCTCCTGCACGAAAGCCTCGAGGATCTTGTCTGTGATATAGCCCTCGTCGACAAGAATCTGTCCGAGGCGTCGCCCTCCATCGATCTCGGCGGCTCTGATGTCAAGGGCGCGGGAAAGCGCGCTCGGCGTGACCTTCTGTGCTACAACCAGCCGCTCACCGATGGGCGCGTGATGCCAGTTGGATTGCGCGAAGAACACGTCGCCGTCGCGAAACCACACACTCCCAGTGGCCCCGTCAGTACGCGAAATGCGCAAGACCCCGGTCTTCTTGCTGAACGTCACCAGCTGAAAGACATCGGGGAGACTGAAATCTTTGAGGTTCCCTCTCAGCGCCATCTACCGCGCACGTACCTTCCCATCGTTCAGTTGCACTACGCCTATCAGCCGAGAATACCGGCTATGACACCCGCAGTCTTTTTCATGTCGTAGAACACCAAGCCAAGCTTGGCGCCGGAAGGCGCAAGCACCGTCAATACTCCGCGATCACCGGCTGCGACGAGAACGACGTAGCCCTCGGCCCCCTCGATGAACACCTGCGTGAGGTGTCCCCGTCCTAGCTCAACCGCCGCCCGTTCGCCGAGGCCGAGGATCGCTGCGGACATCGCGCCGACCCTGTCCTCCTGCATCCCCTTGGGAAGCGCCGATGCAATGATGAAACCGTCCATGCTCACAAGGGCGGCGGCCTGGATGTCAGGGGAATCCGTCATCAGGCGATTGAGCTCGTCGACAAGACGATCCTCGCGTGAGGGCTCAGGCGGGTGCGGCGCCGGAACCGGCGCCGGAACCGGCGCCGATGCGGGGGGCGCGGGCGCGGGAACAACCGGCACGGGTGCCGGTGGCGCTGGTGGCGCTGGCACGACGGGCGCAAAGTCGGGCGGCGCGACGGGCGGAACCGCGCCGCCAACGACGGGAACGACTACGGGAGCGGGAATGTAAACCTCCTCGTCGTCGTAGGCATCGTCATCGACGTCGCTGATAAAGAAGTCGCCGATACGGTTGTCCGCCATGCGCGTCAGCCACCTCCCTGGCAACAGAGTGCACCCCGTCTTGGCTCCGTGTACCGGAGTCTGAAGGTGCACACGCTAGTCTCTCACGAAGGGTGTATCGGCACAACCGAGAATAGCCCTTACCCTGCGCGGATACACCTGTCACACAACGACGCGCATGATCTCCTCGATAGACGTCACTCCCATGCGCACCTTCTCAAAGCCGTCGTCCCGCAACGTCTTCATCCCCTCAGAGATCGCCTGACGGCGCAAATCGTCGGCGGTTGCGCTCTCGACCGTCATGCGCTCGAGCGTCTCGGACATTGTAAGCACCTCGTGCACGCCCATCCGCCCCCGATACCCGATGTTGTTGCACTTGTTGCAGCCGCGTGCCCGGTATATGCGTGGAGGGCTTCCGGGCTCAAACGGGAAGCCGACCCGCTTGAGCGCTTCTTCCTCTGGCGTGTACTGTTCCTTGCACTCCGGGCACAGACGGCGCGCCAAACGCTGAGCAAGCACGCAGGTGATGGCTGAAGCGGTGAGAAACGGCTCGATACCCATCTCGGTAAGACGGGTGACCGCCGAGGGAGCGTCGTTGGTGTGGAGCGTCGACAGCACAAGGTGGCCCGTGAGCGCCGCCTCTATCGCGATCGTGCCCGTCTCGGCGTCACGGATCTCACCGATCATCACGGTGTCGGGGTCTTGCCTGAGAATCGAGCGCAGCGCGGCGGCAAACGTCATGCCAGCCTTCTCGTGCACTTGCACCTGCGAGAGCCCCGCAAGCCGGTACTCGACCGGATCCTCGACGGTGATGAGATTCGTGGTGATGTCGTTGGTGCGGTTGATTGCGGCGTACAGCGTCGTCGACTTGCCCGAACCGGTCGGGCCAGTGACGAGGACCGCCCCGTACGGGAGCGACAACGCACCAAGCAAGCGCTCAAGCGGCTGCTCGAGGAAGCCGAGATCCTCTAGGGACATCATCACGGAGTCTTTGCGAAGCAACCGCAAGACAGCCAGCTCGCCGTAGACGAGCGGCAACACCGCTACGCGAAAGTCGACTCCCTTCCCGTCGAGGACTACGCCAAAACGGCCGTCCTGCGGGATTCGGCGCTCCGCTATGTCCATTCCGGAGGTAATTTTTAGCCGGCTGATTAGCTGCCGATGCATCTTCTTGGGACTGCGGAAAACTTCCTGGCACACACCGTCGATTCGGAATCGCACACGCAGCTCGTGCTCATGCGGTTCGATGTAGATATCTCCCGCGCCCTGGCGGATACCCTCGGTCACAATGACGTTCATGAGCTTGGCGACGGCCGACTCGGCGTCTTTGGCGGCCTCGAGGTCCCCCGCCTCCTCCTCGGAGACAGCAAGCGTGTCCTCGAGATCGCCCACCATGTCATCGACGTTTTGCTGGGACGCCGCGAACCTCTCGATCGCCTGGAAGAGCTCGCTCTCGACCGCAACAACCGGCTTGATCTCGTACCCCGTGACGATCCTTAAGTCATCGATGGCGAAGATGTTCGCGGGATCGGACATGGCGACCATGAGCTCGCCATCCTGGATCTTGATGGGAAGCACCGTGTAGCGGCGCGCGAGATCAGATGAGAGACTCGTCGCGGCGTTGGGATCGATGTCGTACGCTCCAAGGTCGACGAAGACGAGTCCCATCTTGTCGGCGACCGCGTGCGCTACCGCCGTCTCGGAGGCATATCCAAGGTCGTCGAGAACGCCCGTGAGCGTGCCACCGCGACCGATCAGCTCAAGGGCTTCAGCGAGCTGTTCTTGCGTGATGAGCCCCGCCTGGACGAGCAGGTGGCCGAGGCGTTTGCTGCTCGCAGCGCTCATCCGGCGACCGCACCTCCCCCGCGCTCGGCGCGCAGCCGTAGCTCGCGCTGAGCCGCCGCGCGCATGATGTCCCTCGGCGCGACGAGCTGGGCGCCCTCGCTCCATATCTCGATCGCGGTCGCCCCCTGGCACACGAGCATGCCAAGGCCGTCCACCGCATGGGCTCCGGACGCTCGGGCGGCGGCGACGAGCGGGGTGTCCGCCGCAGCGTAAATCATGTCCGCGACCACGTGGTTCGCACGAAGCCACTTTGCGGGAACGGGTGCCGGATCACCCGGCTCCATGCCAATCGGCGTGGCGTTGACGATGAGATCGGCAGCGGACACCGACTCCTCACCAGTCTCGCCGAGTTCGGCTGCGTCTATGCGCGTGTCACGCGCGTGCGGCGTGATGCGCTCGACGAGATCCTCAGCGTTGGCGTACGTACGGTTGACCACAGTTATCTGGCCCGCCTTGGCGAGCACGAGCGAGACCACGGCGGCCCCCGCGGCACCGCCAGCTCCGAGCACAACCACGCGCTTGCCAGCCGGGTCGAATCCGAGATCCTCGGCGAGCGAATCGATGAGCCCGCGGCCGTCGGTGTTGTAGCCGACAAGGCGACCGTCCGCGCAGTGCACCGCGTTGACGGCGCCCGCGAGCCGCGCCGTGAGCGCGACCTCGTCGCACAGCTCGAGCATGGCGTCCTTGTAGGGCATCGTGACGTTAAATCCCACGAACGGCAGGACCCGGATCGCCGAGACAACCCGCGCGAGGTGCGCCTCCTCGGCGACAGGGAGCGGCACGTACGCCCACTCCAAGCCGAGCGCCTCGTACGCGGCGTTATGCATCGCTGGCGAGGCGCTGTGCTCGACCGGCATCCCAATGATCCCGGCTAGCCTCGTGCGACCGCTGATATGGACACCCATGCGCGCGCCTCCAGCACCCTAAGGCCGACACTCCGTCCGACCCGAAGTCTACGCGAGCGGAGTCCTCCCTGCTAGCACGAGGCGTTCGAGGCGACGGAGCGCAAGCGTGTGTGGCAAGTCAGAATGTGAGAGCGGGGCCAGCAGAACCGTCGTCATCCCAAGCAGATTTCCGCCGAGCACGTCGGTGAATATCTGATCGCCGATGACGGCGGCCGTACCCGGCGCGCCTCCGATTCTTGCAAGTCCGCGACGAAAAGCGGCCGGGAACGGCTTGAGGGCTTTCGCCACGATCGGCAACCCGAGACCATCAGCGACCCCGCTTACATGTCCGTGCCAGTTGTTCGAGACAAGACACGCCGACATGCCATGCCGTCCCAAGGCGTCGAGCCACTCCCGCACCTGCGGCGAGATCTCGGACGAGTCCCTCGGCAGGAGGGTGTTGTCTAAGTCGATGAGGAGGTGGGAGACCCCCCTCGCCGCCAGATCGGCAAGATCGATCGCGGTCACGTGCGAGTAGTACAAGTCTGGAGCGAGAACGTTCATCGATACCCTTAATCGCGACGTGTATCAGTGGACGCCATCAGCCTCGACACCGAGACGGTCGATCTCGGCGTTGATCGCGCGGATCCGTTGCGAGACCTCGGCCGCCAACGCTTCGTTACCGGATCCATCGAGTATTGAACGCACCGTTGCGTAGGAATCGTGCTGCTCAAACAAGTTGCGCCAGAAGACATTGGGGCGAAGCGCATCGGTGGCGCGCTCGATGGCAAGCTCCGTGTCCTCAGCGAACAGGTACGCGATCTGCGCCTCGTTCACGAGCAGCAGCCCAGAATCGGGGTTGTTCGACGTCCCGAGCGCGGCGAGAGCGCGCGCCTCATCAACGGCGCCTCGCCGTGCGAGTATCCACGCAGCCACGTAGTATGTCTGGTCGAACTGCGGGTCAAGCGCCACGATCGCGTACACGGTCGGCAACATGTAGGTGTGGTCTTGAAGCGGACGGTCCTCGTAGTAATCGTGGAAGATCGGATCGATACGGTTCCAGAGCACCGCCGCGACAAACGTGCGCACGCCCGTCAGATACGCAAACCCAGCGCGGCCAAGCGCGCGGCCAGTATCCGCGTCACGCCCGCCCACGGCAAGCGAGTCGGCTGCCGCCTGACCCGCAAGCACACTGGCGAACAGCGCAACAACGAGCGCTCCCGCAGCGATCTTAGAGCGTACGGCGGATGGCATCAGACGTCCCTCCGCGAGAATCCGACGCACCCCGCTACCAGAAGCACCGCAACCCAAGCGGCAAAGGTGAACGCCATCGCGCCAAGGTACGCCGCGGAGACACCCGATCCGTGAGCGACCGGGGCGATGATGTTGAACGTGTCGAGCGAGGGGTAGAAGTTCCAAAGCGGATTCGCCGGTCCGCCGAGCAACCCGGTGCGCACGTGCGTGACGAAGAGGAACGCGAGCGCAGAGACCGCGACAATGACCGGGGTGCTCACCGCGGAGACCGCGACGCAAAACGCTGCGACAATCGCGGCTTCCATCCAAATGGCGAGCACGCCTTGCCACAGGAACCACATCGGCTCGGCGTATACGAGCCATCCAGTCACGAACACGATGAGCCCGAAGATGATCGCGGCGGCAGCGAGTGTCGCAACGATGCCGAGCCAGGAGGCAACGACGTACTCCCACCGCCGGACCTGACGCACGAGCACGATGTAGGCCGTACGGCGCTCGATCTCTGAGGGGATGCGGTTAGCGGCGAGCGCGAGGGCGACCACGATCATCGCAACGTACACAAGCGCAAGGGCGATCTCGCGGTAGACCGCCCCCTCGATTCCCTGGCCGTACGACGGCAGCATGGGAATCGCGGCGGCGAGCACCAGCGCAAACAGAGCGACGACCCACATGATGCGCCGCCTGATCGCGTCAGTGACCACGGCGCGGGCAATTGCGGCGATACGTCCCATCACGCCACCCCGCTTCCGGCCCCAAACGGAGCGTCTTTCTCTGTCTCGGCGAGCATGCGCGAAAAGTACTCCTCGAGCGACTGGCGCTTGGGCACGATCGACTCGATCACCCAGCCGCCGTCGTCGAGTATGTCGACTACCGCGCGCACGGCCGCATCCGGAACCGAGAAGACCCACACGCTGCCCGACACCGCGACATCCTCCATGATCGACTGAATCTCGGCAGGTAAGATCGTTGAGGAGCCTCGCGTCCGGACCGACGTGCGACCGGCCACGTTGAGAAGGTCGTCGATCCGCCCTTTGGCCGAGACTCGCCCCCTATTCAATATCGTCACCTCGTCGCAGACAGCCTCGACCTCCGAGAGTTGATGCGAAGAAAGCAAAACGGTCGTGCCGGCGTCACGAAGCTCCAAGATGAGGTCGCGCACATCCCTCTGCCCCACGGGGTCAAGTCCTGAGGCTGGCTCGTCGAGCACGACTACGCGCGGGGACGACACGAGCGCCTGCGCGATACCCACGCGCTGCAACATCCCACGCGAAAAGGTCGAAAGGGCCGCTTTCTCCCTGCCCGCCACACCCACCCGCCGAAGCAACTCCGCCGAGCGCGACTCGATCTCTGCGGCGCTCATCCCGCAGAGCGTGCCGTGTAGCATCAACACCTCGGTTGAGTTCAGCAGCGGCGGGAAGTAGGGCTGTTCAGGCAAGAAACCAACGTGCGCCCGGGCCGCCGGACCAGCGGATTGCCCTAAGATGCGAAACGTTCCCGCGCTTGGGCGCACGAGGCCGAGCAGCATCTTGAGTGTGGTCGTCTTACCCGCCCCGTTGGGACCTAACAGTCCGTGTACCCGCCCCGCGCCAACATGAACGCTGACATCGGTCACCGCCGAGAGGGCGGACCGGCCACCGTAACGCTTCGCGGCACCTTCAATCTCTATGGCGTATGCGTGCTCATGCGCTCCCATGCTACTGCCCGAACACCTCCTTGGACCGCTGCTTGGCTGTCAAGAACTCCTCCCACGTCTCAGTGAATGTGTGCGAGCCGTCAGGAGAGGTCAGCACATAGTATACGTATGCGGTCTCTGCGGGGTCGCACGCCGCTTGCAACGAGGCAAGACCCGGATTCGCGATCGGTCCCGGCGGCAGACCGGCGTTGCGATACGTGTTGTAGGGGCTGTCGATCTGAAGATCGGCATTGGTGAGGCGGAACCGATTGCCAGACAAGACGTACTCGATGGTGGCGTCAATCTGCAGCCGCATACCAATCTCGAGGCGGTTGTGGATGACCGAGGAGACAAGCGCGCGCTCCTCGGCGACTTTGGTCTCGCGCTCGATCATCGAGGCCATCGTGACCACCTCGGCAAGCGAGAAGCCGCGCGCTTGTGCGGCTGCTATGTCGACAAGCGCGATCTCACGCTCGAACTGATCGAGCATCATCTCAATGACATCGCGCGCGGTCGCGCCTTCTTGGACTTGGTAGGTCTTCGGGAAGAGGTACCCTTCAAGCTTGCCACCGTAGACGTCGCGCAGGTACTCGCGCGGAAACTCGGCGTAGCCTCCGTTGGCAAGCGTGATGAACTCCTGGGCGGGGATTCCGGCGTGCTCCTCGAAACGTCGGGCGATCTGTTCGATCACGTAACCCTCGGGAATGGTCACCGTGACGTACTTGATCGCAGGCCCTTCGATGAGCGCCGCTATCGCCTCAGAGTACGGCATGCCAGTCTTGAGGTCGTACGTGCCGGCGCGCAGGCGTCCGTCCGCACCCGCCCTGCGTGACTCGAGCCGGAAGCGGTTCGCGTTTGTAACGATGCCCTGCCCGGCGAGGATCGTTGCGATACTGGCGGTGGAGGCGCCGTCCGGTATCACGATCTCGACAGGGAGTCCAGACTCCACTTCGGTCCTGTCGGGACGCTCAAACGTGTACCACCACGCGACTCCTGCGCCAGCGCCAAGCATGAGAACAACAACAGCGAGCAGTATGAGTGATATGTTCTTCCTGCCCGCGCGCACGCGATCACTTCTCCGCCGCATCAGCATCCCTTGCCTCCTCGAACGCGACCGCCCCGCCTGAGTCGAGAAACGACTGCAAGAAGAGTGCGGCCGCCACTTTGTCAACCGATCCTCGCGCCTTCTTCTCGCTCACGCCGGCTTGACGCATCGCCCGCTTTGCCTCGGCCGAGGAGAGGCGCTCGTCGTAGAAGGTGACCGGCACATCGACAAACGCGGCAATCCGCTCGGCGGCCTCTCGCGTGCGCTCCGCCTGCGGACCTTCTAAGCCGCGCATCGTCAGAGGGAGACCAACCACGATAAGCCCTGCGTCCCACTCAGAAACGAGCTCGCGAACGTGCTCGGCCGAGGCAAGCAGCGACGCGTCGAACACCGCCACCGGAGTCGCCACAGCGCCCTGCGGATCCGAAACAGCCACTCCCACGCGGCGCTCGCCAATATCGAGCGCGATCACCCGCATGCGCTAGCCGCCCGGTGCCAGCATCGTACGCGCGGCGGCGAGCGCGGCGTCGATGCCGGCAACGTTCTTGCCGCCTGCCTGCGCCATCACGGGCTTGCCTCCTCCGCCGCCGCCGACGTGCGGCGCGATTGTCCGGATGACCGCTCCGGCGTCGAATCCCGCCGCGACAGCCGCCTGGGAGCCTGCGGCAAGCAAGAGCGCAGAGCCTCCAGCGTCGGCCGCGAGCACAACGGCTCCGTCCTCGAGGCGCATGCGGACCTGATCCGCAACTTCGCGCAGGTCGCCAGCGCCTGCCGCCTCCACGCGAGCGACCGCAAGCGGGTAGCCCGCGTCGATCGCGGCCTCAACAAGCGCGTCAATGTCCCCGGATGAGCCGCGGCGCTTTGCTTCGGCGAGCGCCGCGCTCGATTCTCTCGCGCGCTTCTCTAGGGCCGTGACACGCTCGGCAACCTCAGGAACCCCGCACTTGAGCACGCGAGCTGCTTCGCGAAGCGCCGCTTCAGCGGCCTCGACCGCTTCGAGAGCGTCAAACGAGGTCACGGCCTCAATGCGGCGCAGGTTAGCGCCCACACTACCCTCGGAGACGATCTTCACGAGTCCGATCTCACTCGTGCGTCTCACGTGCGTTCCGCCGCAAAGCTCCTTGGAGAAGTTGCCGGCCTCGAGCACTCGCACAAACTCTCCGTACTTCTCTCCAAACAGCGCCGTCACCCCGGCTTCTCGTGCCGAGACAAGCGACGTCTCGTAGCTGCGAACGGGGTGGTTTTCCATCACCTTCGCATTGACCATCCGCTCTACTTTGCGCAGCTCCTCAGCGCTCGGCGCTTCGAAGTGCGTGAAGTCAAAACGTAGCCGGTCAGGCGCCACATGCGACCCGGATTGCCTGACGTGTTCGCCGAGCACGAGACGCAGCGCCCAGTGCAGCAGGTGTGTCGCGGTGTGGTTGCGCCGCACGCGCTCGCGCCGCATCACGTCTATTGACGCCGTGACGCTCTCCCCCACTGCCAGTTCGCCTGCGAGCAGCGAACCCGCGTGCGCGATGACTCCCTCGGTCGAAATCGTCGTGTCCACCACCTCAAACACTGCCCCGCGTGCCGACGCGATTGTGCCCCGGTCACCGACCTGACCGCCTTGCTCGCCATAAAACGGGGTGCTGTCGAGCACGATCTGCGCGTGTGTCCCAGCCGCAGCGAAATCGACCAGCTTCCCCTCAACTACGATGGCGACAACCGTCGCGTCGCCCTCGTTTTTCTCATAGCCGATAAACTCACTCTCGCCGGCTCGTGCGGCGATATCGGCCAGCGCGCTTGCAAACGACGTCCACGACTCGTCCTTAACGGCGGCACGCCCGCGCTCGCGCTGCTCGGACATCCTCCGCTCGAAGACATCCATGTCCACACTCATCCCGGCCTCGGCGGCGATCTCGGCGGTAAGCTCTACCGGGAACCCGTACGTGTCGTGCAACGTGAACGCCTTCTCGCCGTCGACGATGGCGCGCCCCTCGGTGCGAGTGCGCTCGATCTCCTCGCCGAGGAACACAAGACCCTGCTTGAGCGTGAGGCCAAACCGCTGCTCCTCGGCGTCGGCGATCCGCCGCACGAGGTCGTGGTGCTCAACAATCTCCGGGTAGGCCTGCCCCATGCACTCGACCACTCGATCGATAAGGTGCGCCATGAACGGTTCCGTACGGCCGAGAAGACGTCCGTGCCTGACCGCGCGCCTCAAGATGCGCCGGAGCACGTAGCCGCGGGCCTCGTTGGAAGGTAGTACGCCGTCGGCTACGAGGAACGTGACCGCGCGCGCGTGATCGGTGAGGATTCGCAGGGAGGTGTCGGTTGGCTCGCCATCGCCAAACACAGCACCGGTGAGCTCTTCTGCGGTAGCCAGGATCGCGCGCAGCTCGTCTGTCTCGAAGTTGGAGCGTGCGCCCTGCATGATGGCAGCGATCCGTTCCAGGCCCATGCCGGTGTCGATGCTTTGCTTTGGCAGGGGATCAAGCGACCCGTCGTCTTGACGATCGTACTGCATGAAGACAAGGTTCCAGTACTCAAGGAAGCGGTCGCAGTCACACCCGGGTTGGCACTCGGCGCTGCCGCAACCTGTCTCAGGGCCCTGATCGTAGTAAAGCTCGGAGCACGGGCCACACGGCCCGGTGGGGCCGGCCGACCAGAAGTTGTCCTTCGCGCCCATTCGCACTATCCGCTCGGCCGGGACGCCAACCTCGCCGCGCCATATCTCCTCGGCCTCATCGTCGTATTCGTAGATTGAGTACCACAGCCGATCGGGATCGAGCCCCAGCACATCGACCGAGTACTCGTACGCCCACGCACACGCCTCGCTCTTGAAGTAGTCGCCAAAGCTGAAGTTGCCGAGCA encodes:
- the tadA gene encoding Flp pilus assembly complex ATPase component TadA gives rise to the protein MSAASSKRLGHLLVQAGLITQEQLAEALELIGRGGTLTGVLDDLGYASETAVAHAVADKMGLVFVDLGAYDIDPNAATSLSSDLARRYTVLPIKIQDGELMVAMSDPANIFAIDDLRIVTGYEIKPVVAVESELFQAIERFAASQQNVDDMVGDLEDTLAVSEEEAGDLEAAKDAESAVAKLMNVIVTEGIRQGAGDIYIEPHEHELRVRFRIDGVCQEVFRSPKKMHRQLISRLKITSGMDIAERRIPQDGRFGVVLDGKGVDFRVAVLPLVYGELAVLRLLRKDSVMMSLEDLGFLEQPLERLLGALSLPYGAVLVTGPTGSGKSTTLYAAINRTNDITTNLITVEDPVEYRLAGLSQVQVHEKAGMTFAAALRSILRQDPDTVMIGEIRDAETGTIAIEAALTGHLVLSTLHTNDAPSAVTRLTEMGIEPFLTASAITCVLAQRLARRLCPECKEQYTPEEEALKRVGFPFEPGSPPRIYRARGCNKCNNIGYRGRMGVHEVLTMSETLERMTVESATADDLRRQAISEGMKTLRDDGFEKVRMGVTSIEEIMRVVV
- a CDS encoding ABC transporter permease subunit, with product MGRIAAIARAVVTDAIRRRIMWVVALFALVLAAAIPMLPSYGQGIEGAVYREIALALVYVAMIVVALALAANRIPSEIERRTAYIVLVRQVRRWEYVVASWLGIVATLAAAAIIFGLIVFVTGWLVYAEPMWFLWQGVLAIWMEAAIVAAFCVAVSAVSTPVIVAVSALAFLFVTHVRTGLLGGPANPLWNFYPSLDTFNIIAPVAHGSGVSAAYLGAMAFTFAAWVAVLLVAGCVGFSRRDV
- a CDS encoding ATP/GTP-binding protein, which translates into the protein MMQSVKVVVTGPFNAGKTTFIKSVSEITVLSTERQVSDIGNEGSGETTVAMDFGRITVSDDVVLYLFGTPGQERFSFMWETLSEGMLGFVLLVDAMAADSLADARSMIEFFRQMSDVPFVVAANKVAADDLDALRALRADLGIDDSVPLLPVDARDRDSVKAVLLGLLYRILDSMG
- a CDS encoding YqeG family HAD IIIA-type phosphatase; the encoded protein is MNVLAPDLYYSHVTAIDLADLAARGVSHLLIDLDNTLLPRDSSEISPQVREWLDALGRHGMSACLVSNNWHGHVSGVADGLGLPIVAKALKPFPAAFRRGLARIGGAPGTAAVIGDQIFTDVLGGNLLGMTTVLLAPLSHSDLPHTLALRRLERLVLAGRTPLA
- the mltG gene encoding endolytic transglycosylase MltG, with product MLMRRRSDRVRAGRKNISLILLAVVVLMLGAGAGVAWWYTFERPDRTEVESGLPVEIVIPDGASTASIATILAGQGIVTNANRFRLESRRAGADGRLRAGTYDLKTGMPYSEAIAALIEGPAIKYVTVTIPEGYVIEQIARRFEEHAGIPAQEFITLANGGYAEFPREYLRDVYGGKLEGYLFPKTYQVQEGATARDVIEMMLDQFEREIALVDIAAAQARGFSLAEVVTMASMIERETKVAEERALVSSVIHNRLEIGMRLQIDATIEYVLSGNRFRLTNADLQIDSPYNTYRNAGLPPGPIANPGLASLQAACDPAETAYVYYVLTSPDGSHTFTETWEEFLTAKQRSKEVFGQ
- a CDS encoding roadblock/LC7 domain-containing protein is translated as MADNRIGDFFISDVDDDAYDDEEVYIPAPVVVPVVGGAVPPVAPPDFAPVVPAPPAPPAPVPVVPAPAPPASAPVPAPVPAPHPPEPSREDRLVDELNRLMTDSPDIQAAALVSMDGFIIASALPKGMQEDRVGAMSAAILGLGERAAVELGRGHLTQVFIEGAEGYVVLVAAGDRGVLTVLAPSGAKLGLVFYDMKKTAGVIAGILG
- the aroE gene encoding shikimate dehydrogenase; the protein is MGVHISGRTRLAGIIGMPVEHSASPAMHNAAYEALGLEWAYVPLPVAEEAHLARVVSAIRVLPFVGFNVTMPYKDAMLELCDEVALTARLAGAVNAVHCADGRLVGYNTDGRGLIDSLAEDLGFDPAGKRVVVLGAGGAAGAAVVSLVLAKAGQITVVNRTYANAEDLVERITPHARDTRIDAAELGETGEESVSAADLIVNATPIGMEPGDPAPVPAKWLRANHVVADMIYAAADTPLVAAARASGAHAVDGLGMLVCQGATAIEIWSEGAQLVAPRDIMRAAAQRELRLRAERGGGAVAG
- a CDS encoding ABC transporter ATP-binding protein; translation: MGAHEHAYAIEIEGAAKRYGGRSALSAVTDVSVHVGAGRVHGLLGPNGAGKTTTLKMLLGLVRPSAGTFRILGQSAGPAARAHVGFLPEQPYFPPLLNSTEVLMLHGTLCGMSAAEIESRSAELLRRVGVAGREKAALSTFSRGMLQRVGIAQALVSSPRVVVLDEPASGLDPVGQRDVRDLILELRDAGTTVLLSSHQLSEVEAVCDEVTILNRGRVSAKGRIDDLLNVAGRTSVRTRGSSTILPAEIQSIMEDVAVSGSVWVFSVPDAAVRAVVDILDDGGWVIESIVPKRQSLEEYFSRMLAETEKDAPFGAGSGVA
- the ruvX gene encoding Holliday junction resolvase RuvX, yielding MRVIALDIGERRVGVAVSDPQGAVATPVAVFDASLLASAEHVRELVSEWDAGLIVVGLPLTMRGLEGPQAERTREAAERIAAFVDVPVTFYDERLSSAEAKRAMRQAGVSEKKARGSVDKVAAALFLQSFLDSGGAVAFEEARDADAAEK
- a CDS encoding DUF4388 domain-containing protein, with product MALRGNLKDFSLPDVFQLVTFSKKTGVLRISRTDGATGSVWFRDGDVFFAQSNWHHAPIGERLVVAQKVTPSALSRALDIRAAEIDGGRRLGQILVDEGYITDKILEAFVQEQIQDTIFDLMRWDEGEFDFELLPEIVDEDIGLSVSIENVIMEGSRRLDEWARIKKKIPSMEVVFKMATAPGEGTFEISLKPIEWNLLLLIDGTRSVAELARETSRTDFEVARIVYGLFSAGLLEFASDAEAARLRAERTEREAEAAALRAAAAAAVPAPAPAPVPAPQVAPAPTPAPQTAPAPAPAPEPEPDRVPEVPKFLAAEPRQTPSSDDMAVFEQMMGVLEQPAAAEPEPEPEPEPEPEPEPEPEPEPGPEPEPEPEPEPEPEPEPEPEPEPEPDFERDLLALGLGEPLTADLLEPEPEPQFEPELGPILLETDDRDIEPLQVERLSKDAVRAPLGVLPDVDEHAPVQEAREAADEQQRAPDLGDILDSLEQAPVEPAVGIIQSETFADSPPPTEGIISTDSFLAEFDDGDFDISIRSGLGDELNALTGIERSRPKASVNKLPDSGREFGIKRDQAVDRALVLKIIEGVKKL